Below is a window of Brassica napus cultivar Da-Ae chromosome A5, Da-Ae, whole genome shotgun sequence DNA.
aaaaatcttttccataattctatttttttctccttcCGCAGCGCAGCTACATAAGCTCACTCTCCCACCATGTTATTGTGACGATACTCTTCCAACTTACCCTACATCATATCTTCTATCGTCCTCGATCTAATTTATCCATCTCATTTACCACAGGAACTTcaatattcctttttattttaatacgaAAGCTTAAGATTCAAACTCCTGAGATCTGTTTGTTTCCTTAAAGAGAAAACATCTTGTTTTCATCGGAATAAAATGGGTAAAACCGCCGGGAACAGAGACTGGACTCAGATCTACGCTATCTACGGCATTCAACAATGGCAGACACtcgtcttcctcctcttccacgccttcttcttctccctcctctctctcctcttcctcATCTACTTCGACCAGATTTGCTTCTTCCTCGactccttcttcctctccggcgccTCCAGACTAACAGCTGGCTTCACCGGCGCAGTAACCGCTCTCTCCGCGGTCTGTCTCCTCTTCGCCGCCGCTAACTTCGTCTACTCCGACGTTCCGCTCCAGTACGAGATGGCTCAGCGCATGGTCAGCTCCGTCAGCGACTGGTCCTGCGTCAAAACGGCGTTAGATCTCGGCTGCGGCCGCGGCATCTTACTCAATGCCGTCGCGACGCAGCTCAAGAAAACCGGTAGCTCGGGTCGGGTCGTCGGGTTAGACCGCTCCAAACGCACCACTCTCTCCACTCTCCGCACAGCTAAACTCGAAggtacaattaattaattacttttttttacctaaagttaattaataattttactgATTCGTTTGTGTAATTTTTAATTGTGTGTGTAGGTGTGCAAGAGTATGTGACGTGCAGGGAAGGAGACGTGAGGACGTTGCCGTTTGGGGATAACTACTTCGACGTGGTGGTCTCGTCGGTGTTCGTGCACACGGTGGGGAAAGAGCACGGTCAGAAGTCCGTGGAGGCGGCGGCGGAGAGGATGAGGGTGCTTGGGGAGATAGTGAGAGTCGTGAAGCCTGGAGGTTTGTGCGTGGTTTGGGATCTCTTACACGTGCCGGAGTACGTGCGGCGTCTCCATGAGCTGAAGATGGAGGATATCCGAGTCTCCGAGCGAGTTACGGCGTTTATGGCCGGAAGCCACATCGTGACTTTCAGGAAACCGAGTGAACTCGTTGCTGGACCCCGGGAAGTCCGCCTCGATTGGAGATGATGACGTGGATATTTTAAAACGGCTGTGTGTCGATTCGTTTATATAGAAGACGGCACGTAGTTCAAGTCCGGAAGTTCGAAACAGATAATTGTGATATACACTATATTAATTACAGTCTAaactagaaaaacaaaaatcaaaatgtaTGTAGAAGTGTCTGGGGAGGCGAAGCGGAACCAGCTGCTTCTTGAAGAGGCAGAAACGCTGACACGACGTTTGCGTTTTGAtcttgtatttatataaataatccTAGTAAAGTAGTACTATTATTATCGAATGTATTGTGATGCTCTAATTTCTGCGTTAGCGTTTCTGACGCTGGTCAGTAGTCAGTTCAACGTCGTGGGGAGAAGTACCTAACTAATCaatgtaaaatgtaaaaaaaggaaagaaaaatcgACCATGTTGAATGTTGAGTGACTATCAAGAATGTCGTCTTATTAATATTGGTTGGGCATTAAATGTCTTGTCCTTTTATTTCACGTCGATGTGATACATCTGTCCCCTacatattatttcaaatttaattacAACAAATCCAGTTGGGCCACGTTTGGGCCAAGCCTTTACTTTCCGTAAGGTCACGGCAAAGCGTACAATCATAAACACGCCGAGTTGTTCAATCACCATGCAACAAGCAGTGCCGTCTGTACTCTGAATAATAGAACACCACGCCGTTTCCTGAATTTCATTCTAGACAACGTGTATCCACACAGATACTTCCACGTAAGCGTCTGGAAGATGAGGCGCGCCAAGCAGAAAGAAACCTCACCGTTGCTCCTTCCCTATCCTTCTCTGAATCACTTGCACGTCTCCATCAATGGCTTCTCCGTTGTCTCTTTCCACCGTTGTCTCTCACCGGATCCTATCTCTCCACCCTCCGCCTCTTAACCGCAGCTTACTCTTCGTAAAACCCAAATTACCCTTCAGCCGAACCGTTTCCAGAGATCTACGCATGCGCTTGCATTCTCAAACCACGAACTATGGCGATAAGGTCGGGTTCATAGCTCTAGAAAGATGTCACACATGGGTTCGTTATAAAGTTCCAAACTTTGCTTTCTAAATACTCGTTTTCAGCAGTGCAGGAACATAAACCTTCTTCAATCGATTCAAAGTTGAACCCTTTGGAAGGAGCTGGAACAAAGAATCTGGAGAAAGTAGTTGCAACGATCCTGATACTAGCTCAAGTGTGGTCTCCGTTGCCCTTGTTTGGTCTAGACTCTGCCTACATCTCACCTGCA
It encodes the following:
- the LOC106402381 gene encoding uncharacterized protein LOC106402381, with product MGKTAGNRDWTQIYAIYGIQQWQTLVFLLFHAFFFSLLSLLFLIYFDQICFFLDSFFLSGASRLTAGFTGAVTALSAVCLLFAAANFVYSDVPLQYEMAQRMVSSVSDWSCVKTALDLGCGRGILLNAVATQLKKTGSSGRVVGLDRSKRTTLSTLRTAKLEGVQEYVTCREGDVRTLPFGDNYFDVVVSSVFVHTVGKEHGQKSVEAAAERMRVLGEIVRVVKPGGLCVVWDLLHVPEYVRRLHELKMEDIRVSERVTAFMAGSHIVTFRKPSELVAGPREVRLDWR